A window from Flavobacteriales bacterium encodes these proteins:
- a CDS encoding DUF1016 family protein, translated as MKQYKRIMLGPKSVYAKECYEGNFIGANFGIDEDLTAKLPENWRDFNKEYIPKWLSTRPNKSKVSAGLACGMLWTVCKGIHQGDIVLCPDGEGAYYIGSVDSAYHYHPGHELPHRRSVKWYPITIDRTAMSEGLRNSTGSIGTISDVTKYAEEIEELIGGNKPPTIIATTNEIEDPSTFALEKHLEDFLVQNWNNTELGKGYDIYAEDGELVGQQYPSDTGPIDILAISKDQKTLLVVELKKGRVSDNVVGQIQRYMGYVKEELAEVNQEVKGVIIGLDDDLRIKRALSVTTNIEFYRYQVNFKLFKD; from the coding sequence ATGAAACAGTACAAACGCATCATGCTCGGCCCGAAAAGTGTTTACGCAAAAGAATGCTACGAAGGCAACTTTATCGGGGCCAACTTCGGTATTGACGAAGACCTTACAGCCAAGCTTCCCGAGAACTGGCGCGATTTCAATAAAGAGTACATTCCGAAATGGTTATCTACCCGACCCAATAAAAGCAAGGTTTCCGCCGGATTGGCATGCGGCATGCTATGGACGGTATGCAAAGGCATCCATCAGGGCGATATCGTATTATGCCCTGATGGTGAAGGAGCATATTACATTGGCAGCGTGGATTCGGCCTATCACTACCACCCAGGTCACGAGCTCCCGCATAGAAGAAGTGTCAAGTGGTATCCTATAACCATTGACCGCACCGCGATGAGCGAAGGCCTGAGAAACTCAACCGGTTCCATTGGCACCATCAGTGATGTCACAAAATACGCTGAGGAAATTGAAGAACTGATCGGTGGCAACAAGCCGCCTACCATCATCGCTACAACGAATGAGATCGAAGACCCGTCAACCTTCGCCCTTGAAAAACACCTCGAAGATTTCCTGGTACAGAACTGGAACAATACAGAACTGGGAAAAGGCTATGATATTTATGCGGAAGACGGAGAATTAGTCGGCCAACAATATCCCAGCGATACAGGACCTATTGATATCCTGGCCATCAGTAAGGATCAAAAAACCTTGCTGGTGGTTGAACTGAAGAAAGGCCGGGTCAGCGACAATGTGGTCGGCCAGATCCAACGATACATGGGCTATGTGAAGGAAGAGTTGGCTGAAGTCAACCAAGAGGTGAAAGGTGTGATAATCGGTTTAGATGACGACCTACGGATCAAACGTGCCTTATCAGTCACCACCAACATCGAGTTTTACCGCTACCAGGTGAACTTCAAACTTTTCAAAGACTAA
- a CDS encoding restriction endonuclease subunit S produces the protein MELVESKYKQTEVGLIPEDWELVDVRDLLDLLTDYDANGSFASVAENVTVFDHPEYAWYVRSTDLENDTNIADVRYVDRESYKFLKKTALFGGELLFLKRGDIGKVYLFKMQTKFATVAPNLYLLKINQHSTPRFLYFFFSSRGGQLQLLSKNASSTLGALYKDDVKSIKVPLPPTLTEQRAIATALSDVDDLIQSLSKLIEKKKAIKQGVMQELLKPKENWIRQKLGDRAILKARIGWQGLTTAEYLDSGEYGLITGTDFVDGFIDWDNCVFVEKTRYDQDRNIQVREGDVLITKDGTIGKVAYIDKVKHPTTLNSGVFVLRPINNSFHTLFFYYLLLSDQFNDFLAKLAAGSTISHLYQKDFVNFRYWLPSSLAEQKLIAESLYSLDRDIDKANRTLKKYKDLKQGMMQELLTGKTRLI, from the coding sequence ATGGAGTTAGTGGAGTCCAAATACAAGCAGACCGAGGTTGGATTGATTCCCGAGGATTGGGAGCTTGTGGATGTTCGTGATCTGCTGGACTTGCTCACGGACTATGACGCTAACGGTAGCTTCGCATCAGTTGCTGAAAACGTAACCGTCTTCGATCATCCAGAATATGCGTGGTATGTTCGGTCAACCGATTTGGAGAATGACACCAACATTGCCGACGTCCGGTATGTTGATCGAGAGTCTTACAAGTTCCTTAAAAAAACGGCCCTATTTGGTGGTGAGCTCCTCTTCTTAAAGAGAGGTGATATCGGAAAGGTTTATCTGTTCAAGATGCAAACAAAGTTTGCGACCGTTGCACCTAATCTCTATCTGCTCAAGATTAACCAACATTCAACCCCCCGGTTTCTTTACTTTTTTTTTAGTTCGCGTGGTGGGCAGCTTCAGCTTCTGAGTAAAAATGCCAGTTCTACATTGGGAGCTTTGTATAAAGACGATGTTAAGTCAATCAAGGTACCCCTCCCCCCAACCCTCACCGAACAACGCGCCATCGCCACGGCCCTGAGTGATGTGGACGATCTGATTCAATCCCTGTCCAAGCTGATCGAAAAGAAGAAGGCGATCAAGCAAGGGGTGATGCAGGAGTTGTTGAAGCCTAAGGAAAATTGGATTCGACAAAAATTAGGTGACAGGGCAATTTTAAAAGCAAGGATTGGTTGGCAAGGATTGACGACAGCTGAATATTTAGATTCTGGGGAGTATGGCCTTATCACGGGGACAGACTTTGTTGATGGCTTTATCGATTGGGATAACTGTGTTTTCGTTGAAAAAACCAGGTATGATCAGGATCGCAACATTCAAGTAAGAGAAGGAGATGTTCTTATAACAAAAGATGGAACCATCGGTAAAGTTGCTTATATCGATAAAGTAAAACATCCAACTACACTAAATAGCGGCGTGTTTGTGCTCCGTCCAATAAACAATTCCTTTCATACCTTATTCTTTTACTACCTACTCCTATCGGACCAATTCAATGACTTCCTTGCAAAATTGGCTGCCGGTTCAACAATTTCGCACTTATACCAAAAGGATTTTGTGAATTTTCGATACTGGCTCCCGTCCTCGTTAGCTGAGCAAAAACTAATTGCGGAATCGCTGTACTCCTTGGACCGCGATATTGACAAAGCAAATAGAACTCTGAAAAAGTATAAGGATCTTAAACAGGGCATGATGCAGGAACTCCTAACAGGAAAAACCCGCCTGATATGA